One genomic region from Verrucomicrobiota bacterium encodes:
- a CDS encoding antitoxin, which yields MRTTVTLDSDVERILREEIHLSRKSFKEILNEAVRTALKPKPRQLPKLLPPVSMGVITGIDPARFTNLADELEVNAYRKLPPARKGKAR from the coding sequence ATGAGAACCACAGTGACCCTTGATTCCGACGTGGAACGGATCCTGCGAGAGGAAATCCATCTCTCAAGAAAAAGCTTCAAGGAAATCCTCAACGAGGCCGTTAGGACGGCCCTCAAGCCGAAACCCCGGCAACTTCCAAAACTCCTGCCCCCAGTTTCCATGGGAGTCATCACCGGCATCGATCCGGCCAGATTCACCAATCTGGCTGATGAACTGGAGGTGAATGCCTATCGGAAGCTGCCGCCCGCTCGGAAAGGAAAAGCGCGGTGA
- the pgi gene encoding glucose-6-phosphate isomerase, producing the protein MSNPTQLPAWKALEANRNQIAKTSLKDLFAADPKRGERLTAEACGLYLDYSKNRVNDETLKDLVQLAKEVGLEAHRDKMFAGEKINITEDRAVLHVALRAPKNAVIKVDGIDVVPEVHKVLEAMGSFADRIRSGEWKGHTGKRIKNVINIGIGGSDLGPVMAYEALKAYSDRDMTFRFVSNVDGTDFSEAVRDLDPTETLFIVSSKTFTTLETMTNANSAREWSLAGFGNDASAVAKHFVAVSTNAAKVSEFGIDTANMFGFWDWVGGRYSMDSAIGLSTMIAIGPKNFSDLLAGFHAMDEHFRTAPLDKNLPVLLGLLAVWYNDFFGAQSIAVLPYEQYLKRFPAYLQQLTMESNGKSVRLDGTHVTFDTGPIYWGEPGTNGQHSFYQLIHQGTRLIPCDFIGFNKAINELGHHHNYLISNIFAQAEALAFGKTPEQVKAEGTPDWLNPHRVFEGNRPSNVIMADKLDPHTLGVLVALYEHSVFTQGVVWGINSFDQWGVELGKQLAQHIIPELEAPTEPELKHDSSTNALIRRYRAKK; encoded by the coding sequence ATGTCCAACCCGACCCAACTCCCTGCCTGGAAGGCACTCGAAGCCAATCGCAACCAGATCGCCAAGACGTCACTCAAGGATCTCTTCGCCGCCGACCCGAAGCGTGGCGAACGCCTGACTGCCGAGGCTTGCGGCCTCTACCTTGACTACTCGAAGAACCGCGTCAACGACGAGACCCTCAAGGACCTCGTCCAGCTTGCGAAGGAAGTCGGTCTTGAAGCTCACCGCGACAAGATGTTCGCCGGGGAGAAGATCAACATCACCGAGGACCGCGCCGTTCTCCATGTTGCTCTCCGAGCCCCTAAGAATGCGGTGATCAAGGTCGACGGTATCGATGTTGTCCCAGAGGTCCACAAGGTCCTGGAGGCCATGGGTTCCTTTGCCGATCGCATCCGCTCCGGCGAGTGGAAGGGCCACACCGGCAAGCGCATCAAGAACGTGATCAATATCGGCATCGGCGGCTCCGATCTGGGTCCGGTCATGGCCTACGAGGCGCTCAAGGCCTACAGCGACCGTGACATGACCTTCCGCTTTGTCTCCAATGTCGACGGCACCGATTTCTCCGAGGCCGTTCGTGATCTCGATCCCACCGAGACCCTCTTCATCGTCTCCTCGAAGACCTTCACCACACTCGAGACCATGACCAATGCCAACAGCGCCCGCGAATGGTCGCTTGCTGGCTTTGGCAATGATGCCTCAGCTGTCGCCAAACACTTCGTCGCTGTCTCCACAAACGCCGCCAAGGTCTCCGAGTTTGGCATCGATACCGCGAATATGTTCGGATTCTGGGATTGGGTTGGCGGCCGCTACTCGATGGACTCCGCGATCGGTCTCTCGACCATGATCGCCATTGGTCCGAAGAACTTCTCAGACCTCCTCGCCGGCTTCCACGCCATGGACGAGCACTTCCGCACGGCCCCGCTCGACAAGAATCTTCCCGTTCTTCTCGGTCTGCTTGCCGTCTGGTACAACGACTTCTTCGGAGCCCAGAGCATCGCCGTGCTTCCCTACGAGCAGTACCTCAAGCGCTTCCCCGCCTACCTCCAGCAGCTCACGATGGAGAGTAACGGCAAGTCGGTCCGCCTCGACGGCACCCATGTCACCTTCGACACCGGTCCGATCTACTGGGGCGAGCCCGGCACGAACGGCCAGCACTCCTTCTACCAGCTGATCCACCAAGGAACACGCCTCATCCCGTGCGACTTCATCGGATTCAACAAGGCAATCAACGAGCTGGGTCACCACCACAATTATCTCATCTCGAATATCTTCGCGCAGGCCGAGGCGCTCGCCTTCGGCAAGACTCCCGAGCAGGTGAAGGCCGAAGGGACGCCCGATTGGCTGAATCCTCACCGCGTCTTCGAGGGAAACCGTCCCTCGAATGTCATCATGGCCGACAAGCTCGATCCGCATACCCTCGGCGTTCTGGTCGCTCTCTATGAGCATAGCGTCTTCACACAGGGTGTTGTCTGGGGGATCAACTCCTTCGACCAGTGGGGCGTAGAGCTCGGTAAGCAGCTTGCCCAGCACATCATTCCCGAGTTGGAGGCGCCGACCGAGCCCGAGCTCAAGCACGACAGCTCCACGAACGCCCTCATCCGCCGCTACAGGGCGAAGAAGTAG
- a CDS encoding exopolysaccharide biosynthesis protein, with translation MTPTPVDQERDPFEPRRLSVELQILSDSAEHSDLTMGDLVDRLEGRVYTLLLVILALPFCQPIMLPGLSTPFGMVIALLGLRFALRQHPWLPQRLLRTHLSGKYLPKILHGSARVLGGIEKLLHPRLSFLFEYRLTQFLAGMAVFLSGLMLLLPLPIPFSNMLPSLTVVLVASSFSERDGATLGAGLILFLISLGFIGAILFGGTEAITWIFNGCAHR, from the coding sequence ATGACGCCGACTCCTGTTGATCAAGAACGAGATCCGTTTGAACCGCGGCGCCTCTCGGTGGAGTTGCAGATCCTCTCGGATTCGGCAGAGCACTCCGATCTGACCATGGGTGACTTGGTTGATCGGCTCGAAGGGCGCGTCTACACCCTGTTACTGGTGATTCTTGCCCTTCCCTTCTGCCAACCGATCATGCTTCCCGGTCTCTCCACGCCCTTCGGCATGGTGATCGCCCTGCTGGGACTGCGATTTGCGTTGCGCCAGCATCCATGGCTTCCGCAGCGCCTGCTCAGGACCCATCTTTCAGGAAAATACCTTCCCAAGATCCTTCACGGGAGCGCCCGGGTCCTCGGGGGAATTGAGAAACTCCTTCACCCCCGCCTCTCGTTCCTTTTTGAGTATCGCCTCACCCAGTTCCTTGCAGGCATGGCTGTTTTCCTCAGCGGCCTGATGCTCCTTCTTCCGCTGCCCATCCCCTTCAGCAACATGCTTCCCTCACTGACAGTCGTGCTTGTGGCATCCTCCTTCTCGGAACGCGACGGCGCGACCCTGGGTGCGGGGCTGATCCTCTTCCTGATCTCCCTTGGATTTATCGGAGCGATCCTCTTTGGAGGGACCGAGGCGATCACCTGGATCTTCAACGGATGCGCTCACAGATAA
- a CDS encoding class I mannose-6-phosphate isomerase, whose amino-acid sequence MERVWGGRRFETLLGKTLPHAVPVGELWEMVDRPEAQSVVHEGSLKGKTLHDLWIGHREEVFGSLHASNPSPRFPLLIKLLDARERLSVQVHPPVETATAMNGEPKTECWYFLHASKGASVYAGLKKGVSRKDFEQALQDGTLEETLHSVRAHTGESIFIPSGRLHAIGEGLVIVEVQQNSDTTYRVFDWNRRGLDGNPRDLHIQESLASIDFNDFEPPLTPASQTVVADCPYFHVEKIPLPCPGNIATKGDFSIVTCLTGEVECSGTTIRPGGFMLIPSLLEEAILIPITGDTTILVTRLPSLI is encoded by the coding sequence ATGGAACGCGTCTGGGGGGGGCGCCGCTTCGAGACCCTTCTGGGTAAAACACTGCCCCACGCGGTTCCGGTCGGGGAACTCTGGGAAATGGTGGACCGACCGGAGGCCCAGAGCGTGGTGCATGAAGGCTCCCTGAAGGGAAAGACGCTTCACGACCTATGGATTGGACACCGTGAGGAAGTCTTCGGATCCCTGCATGCCTCCAACCCTTCCCCCCGTTTCCCCCTACTGATCAAGCTTCTTGATGCCCGTGAGCGCCTCTCTGTCCAAGTCCATCCCCCGGTTGAGACCGCCACAGCCATGAACGGGGAACCGAAGACGGAATGCTGGTATTTTCTCCATGCCTCCAAAGGAGCCTCCGTCTATGCCGGACTCAAGAAGGGTGTCTCCCGTAAGGACTTCGAGCAGGCTCTCCAGGATGGCACGCTGGAAGAGACTCTTCACAGTGTGAGGGCTCACACCGGGGAGAGCATCTTCATTCCAAGTGGCAGACTGCATGCTATCGGTGAGGGGTTGGTGATCGTCGAGGTGCAGCAGAACAGCGACACCACCTACCGCGTCTTCGATTGGAATCGGCGGGGTCTCGACGGGAATCCTCGTGATCTTCACATCCAGGAATCGCTCGCCTCCATCGATTTCAACGATTTCGAGCCACCTCTAACTCCCGCCTCTCAAACCGTAGTTGCCGACTGCCCCTATTTTCATGTCGAGAAGATCCCCCTCCCCTGCCCTGGGAATATCGCCACCAAGGGGGACTTCTCCATCGTCACGTGCCTGACAGGTGAGGTGGAGTGCTCTGGAACGACCATTCGACCCGGCGGGTTCATGCTGATTCCCTCCTTACTGGAAGAGGCTATCCTGATCCCCATCACTGGGGACACGACCATTCTAGTCACGCGTCTGCCAAGTCTCATCTGA
- the carB gene encoding carbamoyl-phosphate synthase large subunit, which yields MPKDTSIKKILLIGAGPIVIGQGCEFDYSGVQACKALAEEGYEVVLVNSNPATIMTDPEFANRTYIEPITPEMIEKIIEREKPDALLPTLGGQTALNAAMELVHSGVLEKHGVRLIGANAEAINRGEDRTLFKKIMLEIGLEVANSGAAHTIDEVFMIAKQIGTYPLIIRPAFTLGGAGGGIAYNREELETIARRGLDMSPTTEVLIEESLLGWKEFEVEVIRDTADNCIVICSIENFDPMGVHTGDSITVAPIQTLTDKEYQKMRDDSFAVIRAIGVETGGSNIQFAVNPKDGRQIVIEMNPRVSRSSALASKATGYPIAKIAAKLAVGYRLDELKNDITKTTTACFEPAIDYCVVKIPRFTFEKFPKADPTLTSQMKSVGEAMAIGRTFKQALQKALRSLETGRFGLGCDAKDIEPRKADGSWDTEQIEKLLRIPNAERIFAVRHAFLAGFSAEKIHSISAIDPWFLDNIQEIVEEELSFRKDPSNINLRRAKQLGFSDRQLAQIAGITEDAIRAKRKTEKVEPTYRLVDTCAAEFEAATPYFYSTYGDEDETRQGTKKKVMILGGGPNRIGQGIEFDYCCVHAAFALKEEGYETIMVNSNPETVSTDYDTSDKLFFEPLTLEDVLNIYEREKCDAVVVQFGGQTPLNLAAPLQARGVTIIGTQPKSIEMAEDRKHFSAMIDKLGLRQTTGATAIDESEAVAVANKVGYPVLVRPSFVLGGRAMEIVYTEEDLRRYIRTAVEVSPERPILVDRFLEDATEVDVDCLADGTDCVIGGIMEHIEEAGIHSGDSACVLPSVSLSPNVLETIRSATKAMALELDVRGLMNVQYAVKDEEVYVLEVNPRASRTSPFVSKAIGVPLAKLAAKIMAGRTLKDLGFTEEVIPKHYSVKEAVFPFIKFPGIDITLGPEMRSTGEVMGIDTDFPRAYAKAQMAAAPGLPSKGNLFVSVKDSDKKAIVPIVKDFADLGFTIHATDGTAALLKASGITVTRLNKLAQGRPNVVDMIKNGEMHFIINTPAGKQPRADEVVIRSTAVANRIPIMTTLRAAAASASAIKSMAEAPLTVKSLQEHHATA from the coding sequence ATGCCCAAAGACACCTCAATTAAGAAAATCCTCCTGATTGGAGCCGGCCCCATCGTTATCGGACAGGGATGCGAGTTCGACTATTCGGGAGTGCAGGCCTGCAAAGCCCTCGCCGAAGAGGGATACGAGGTGGTTCTAGTGAACTCCAATCCGGCCACGATCATGACCGATCCGGAGTTTGCCAACCGGACCTACATCGAGCCGATCACCCCGGAGATGATCGAGAAGATCATCGAGCGGGAGAAGCCGGACGCCCTCCTGCCTACCCTCGGCGGTCAGACTGCTCTGAATGCCGCCATGGAGCTCGTGCATAGCGGAGTTCTCGAGAAACACGGAGTCCGTCTCATCGGGGCAAATGCCGAGGCAATCAATCGGGGAGAGGACCGCACGCTCTTCAAGAAAATCATGCTCGAGATCGGCCTGGAGGTCGCGAACTCAGGCGCCGCGCATACGATCGACGAGGTCTTTATGATCGCGAAGCAGATCGGTACCTACCCGCTGATCATCCGTCCCGCATTCACGCTCGGAGGCGCTGGCGGAGGCATCGCCTATAATCGCGAGGAACTCGAGACCATCGCCCGTCGGGGACTCGACATGTCCCCCACCACCGAGGTCCTGATCGAGGAGTCCCTGCTTGGATGGAAAGAGTTTGAGGTCGAGGTCATCCGCGACACAGCTGACAACTGCATTGTCATCTGCTCGATCGAGAACTTCGACCCGATGGGTGTTCATACCGGTGACTCGATCACCGTTGCCCCGATCCAGACGCTGACCGACAAGGAATACCAGAAGATGCGTGATGATTCCTTCGCCGTCATCCGGGCCATCGGCGTCGAGACCGGAGGGTCCAATATCCAGTTCGCTGTGAATCCGAAGGATGGTCGCCAGATCGTCATCGAGATGAACCCCCGGGTCTCGCGCTCCTCGGCACTCGCCTCCAAAGCCACCGGTTATCCGATCGCAAAGATCGCCGCGAAACTTGCCGTCGGCTACCGCCTGGACGAACTCAAGAACGACATCACCAAGACCACGACCGCCTGCTTCGAGCCTGCGATCGACTACTGCGTGGTGAAGATCCCCCGCTTCACCTTCGAGAAGTTCCCGAAGGCTGATCCCACCCTCACCAGTCAGATGAAAAGCGTAGGCGAGGCGATGGCCATCGGTCGCACCTTCAAGCAGGCCCTGCAGAAGGCCCTCCGTTCGCTCGAGACGGGACGCTTCGGACTCGGCTGTGACGCGAAGGATATCGAACCCCGCAAGGCTGACGGGTCCTGGGACACCGAACAGATCGAGAAGCTCCTACGCATTCCGAATGCCGAGCGTATTTTCGCCGTCCGTCATGCCTTCCTCGCGGGATTCAGCGCGGAGAAGATCCACTCGATCAGCGCCATCGACCCCTGGTTCCTCGACAACATCCAGGAGATCGTCGAAGAGGAACTCTCCTTCCGAAAGGATCCCTCCAATATTAACCTGCGCAGGGCCAAACAGCTTGGCTTCTCCGATCGCCAGCTGGCACAGATCGCCGGAATAACTGAGGATGCCATCCGAGCAAAGCGCAAGACCGAGAAGGTCGAGCCGACCTACCGACTCGTTGACACCTGCGCCGCCGAGTTTGAAGCCGCAACCCCTTATTTCTACTCCACCTACGGGGACGAGGATGAGACCCGTCAGGGAACCAAGAAAAAGGTGATGATCCTTGGCGGCGGTCCCAACCGCATCGGCCAGGGCATCGAGTTCGACTACTGCTGTGTCCACGCCGCCTTCGCACTGAAGGAAGAGGGTTATGAGACCATCATGGTGAACTCGAACCCCGAGACTGTCTCCACAGACTACGACACCAGCGACAAGCTCTTCTTCGAGCCCCTCACCCTTGAGGATGTGCTCAATATCTACGAGCGGGAGAAGTGCGACGCCGTTGTCGTCCAGTTCGGCGGCCAGACTCCGCTGAACCTTGCCGCCCCGCTTCAGGCCCGTGGGGTTACGATCATCGGCACTCAGCCCAAGAGCATCGAGATGGCTGAGGATCGGAAGCATTTCTCGGCAATGATCGACAAGCTTGGTCTGCGCCAGACTACGGGAGCCACAGCCATTGACGAATCGGAAGCCGTCGCTGTCGCTAATAAGGTCGGCTACCCCGTTCTTGTGCGCCCCTCCTTCGTCCTGGGAGGACGGGCCATGGAGATTGTTTATACCGAAGAGGATCTCCGTCGCTATATCCGCACCGCTGTGGAAGTCAGCCCCGAGCGCCCGATCCTAGTGGACCGCTTCCTGGAAGATGCCACCGAGGTCGATGTCGACTGCCTGGCGGACGGCACGGATTGCGTCATCGGCGGTATCATGGAGCATATCGAAGAGGCTGGCATCCATAGCGGTGACAGCGCCTGTGTGCTTCCATCCGTCTCACTCTCTCCGAATGTTCTCGAGACCATCCGCTCCGCCACCAAGGCCATGGCCCTGGAGCTCGATGTCCGCGGACTCATGAACGTCCAGTACGCAGTCAAGGATGAGGAGGTCTACGTGCTCGAAGTGAATCCCCGTGCTTCTCGCACCTCTCCCTTTGTCAGTAAGGCGATCGGCGTACCCCTAGCCAAGCTAGCAGCAAAGATCATGGCAGGCAGGACGCTCAAGGATCTTGGCTTCACGGAAGAAGTCATTCCCAAGCACTACTCCGTTAAGGAAGCCGTCTTCCCCTTCATCAAGTTCCCGGGTATCGACATCACCCTCGGACCCGAAATGCGCTCCACCGGTGAGGTAATGGGCATCGATACCGACTTCCCGCGCGCCTATGCGAAGGCCCAGATGGCCGCCGCTCCGGGGCTCCCCAGCAAGGGTAACCTCTTTGTCAGCGTCAAGGACTCCGACAAGAAGGCCATCGTTCCTATCGTGAAAGATTTCGCTGATCTTGGCTTCACGATCCATGCGACAGACGGCACTGCTGCTCTTCTTAAGGCCTCCGGCATCACCGTAACCCGGCTCAACAAGCTGGCCCAGGGACGCCCGAATGTCGTCGATATGATCAAGAACGGTGAGATGCACTTCATCATCAACACCCCGGCCGGCAAACAACCCCGTGCTGACGAAGTAGTGATCCGGAGCACCGCCGTCGCGAACCGCATCCCGATCATGACCACCCTACGGGCCGCCGCGGCCAGCGCCTCAGCGATCAAGTCGATGGCAGAGGCACCGCTGACGGTGAAGTCCCTTCAGGAACACCACGCTACGGCTTAA
- a CDS encoding HAD-IC family P-type ATPase, whose protein sequence is MTPAFPIARQDVGSSWHSLDSEAVSRVLRVDPERGLENSEVTGRREESGWNTLPEARTRPLAMLFLGQFASPLIYLLLAAAIIALVMGDRRDAIVILGVLIMNSLIGTFQEGRAERTMDALRRLTLARARVIRNGIEQEITARELLPGDLLLLSAGDRLGADARVIQSASLSTDESALTGESLPVFKQADSLPPATSLAERHNMLYSGTHVTTGRGRALIVATGMKSELGKIAALATSTIEPKTPLEVRITLFGGSLALASALIFLVILGFGMARGLPFQEILMVALSQLVSVVPEGLPVAMTIALAVGMQRMALRGAVVRRLGAIETLGSTSVICSDKTGTLTRNEMTVARLWLPDTGMMEVSGEGYAPEGVITQGGLPINEAMRRSLHPLAEALLLCNDARLLPPDARHPRWHILGDPTEAALLTLAGKLGSGMEEVRGRWQRVSEMPFHPSSKIMATLDRNGDSLFRISLKGAPEVIIPLCAWAGSAGGVMPLDLSLKAKALGIAGEMSGQALRCLAVAAWDHPRLLEQDGAEQFIGKLTLLGLVGQMDAPREEVARALESSASAGIRTIMLTGDHKATGLAIARKLGIAKEEDIAMEGSELESLPDDALPDALRRISVFARVYPEQKLRIVKALQSSGEIVAMTGDGVNDAPALARADVGVAMGSGTEVAKSASRIVLTDNNFATLIAAIREGRIVYRNIKKVILFLFATSLDEVMVLLLALFSGYPLPLAAVQILWINVVTESVATVNLVMEGAEGDEMRHPPVPPDDPLLDREMMKRLLVMVSSSVLVVFGFYLWRLSTGVPFVLVQSETFTLMAVTQWFNVLNCRNRIRSAVDSRVFSNVWLTGGLLCGILLQLLVIYSEALNRYFHTTPIPLRDLLLIIALGSLVLVPEEIRKFLKRRKLRKGREGEA, encoded by the coding sequence ATGACCCCCGCCTTTCCGATCGCACGGCAGGATGTGGGATCATCATGGCATTCCCTGGATTCGGAAGCTGTCAGTAGGGTGCTTCGGGTCGATCCCGAAAGGGGATTGGAGAACAGCGAGGTGACGGGGAGGCGCGAGGAGTCCGGCTGGAACACACTTCCGGAGGCACGTACCCGACCGCTTGCGATGCTCTTTCTCGGACAATTCGCCAGCCCCCTGATCTACCTCCTGCTCGCGGCCGCGATCATAGCCTTGGTGATGGGGGATCGGCGTGATGCGATCGTGATCCTGGGTGTTTTGATCATGAATTCCCTGATCGGCACCTTCCAGGAAGGAAGGGCCGAACGAACCATGGACGCCCTCAGGAGGCTTACCCTGGCAAGAGCACGGGTTATCAGGAACGGGATCGAGCAGGAAATCACAGCCCGGGAACTGCTTCCGGGTGATCTGCTCCTTCTCTCCGCCGGGGACCGGCTCGGGGCAGACGCACGCGTGATCCAGTCGGCCTCCCTGAGCACCGACGAGTCGGCCTTGACTGGGGAGTCTCTTCCCGTTTTCAAACAGGCCGATAGCCTTCCGCCGGCGACCTCCCTGGCGGAGAGGCACAATATGCTCTACTCGGGGACGCATGTCACCACGGGGCGTGGACGAGCTCTCATCGTCGCGACAGGGATGAAGTCGGAGTTGGGTAAGATTGCGGCCCTTGCCACATCCACGATCGAACCCAAGACACCGCTGGAGGTGCGGATCACCCTGTTCGGCGGTTCTCTTGCCCTGGCTTCCGCCCTGATCTTTCTCGTGATTCTCGGCTTTGGAATGGCCCGGGGTCTTCCTTTTCAGGAGATCCTGATGGTGGCACTCAGCCAATTGGTCTCCGTGGTTCCGGAAGGACTCCCGGTCGCCATGACCATCGCTTTGGCGGTGGGCATGCAGCGGATGGCCCTTCGAGGAGCTGTCGTGCGGCGCCTCGGAGCGATCGAGACCCTGGGATCGACCAGCGTCATCTGCAGTGACAAGACCGGAACCCTGACAAGAAACGAGATGACCGTCGCCCGGCTCTGGCTTCCCGACACCGGAATGATGGAGGTGAGCGGCGAGGGATATGCCCCCGAAGGGGTGATCACCCAGGGCGGGCTTCCGATCAATGAAGCGATGAGACGATCCCTCCATCCACTCGCCGAGGCCCTGCTTCTCTGCAACGACGCCCGCCTTCTCCCACCCGACGCGCGGCATCCACGATGGCACATTCTGGGGGATCCCACCGAGGCGGCCCTGCTGACACTTGCCGGCAAGCTTGGCTCGGGCATGGAAGAAGTCAGGGGACGATGGCAGCGCGTCTCCGAGATGCCATTTCACCCTTCCTCGAAAATCATGGCGACCCTGGATCGCAACGGCGACTCCCTCTTCAGGATCTCGCTCAAGGGAGCCCCAGAAGTGATCATCCCCCTCTGTGCCTGGGCAGGCTCGGCAGGGGGCGTCATGCCACTGGATTTGTCGCTGAAAGCGAAGGCTCTCGGAATTGCCGGAGAGATGTCAGGTCAGGCACTTCGCTGCCTTGCGGTGGCCGCGTGGGATCATCCCCGACTTCTTGAGCAAGACGGAGCAGAACAGTTTATCGGAAAGCTCACCCTGCTCGGCCTGGTAGGACAGATGGATGCTCCCCGCGAGGAAGTTGCCCGGGCGCTGGAGTCGAGTGCATCGGCCGGAATCCGCACGATCATGCTCACCGGTGATCACAAGGCAACGGGTCTCGCCATTGCACGAAAGCTCGGGATCGCGAAGGAGGAGGACATCGCCATGGAGGGATCGGAATTGGAATCCCTTCCGGATGATGCTCTACCGGACGCCCTTCGCCGCATCTCTGTCTTCGCGAGGGTTTACCCCGAGCAGAAGCTCAGGATCGTCAAAGCCCTTCAGTCCAGCGGCGAGATTGTCGCAATGACAGGAGACGGAGTGAACGATGCACCTGCGCTGGCAAGGGCGGATGTCGGAGTGGCCATGGGCAGTGGGACGGAGGTCGCCAAGAGCGCGTCGAGGATCGTCCTCACGGATAACAACTTCGCAACACTCATCGCCGCCATCCGCGAAGGGCGCATCGTGTACCGGAATATTAAGAAAGTGATCCTTTTTCTTTTTGCGACCTCTCTCGACGAGGTGATGGTCCTCCTGCTGGCGCTCTTTTCCGGTTACCCCCTCCCCTTGGCGGCAGTTCAGATTCTCTGGATCAATGTGGTCACCGAGAGTGTCGCCACGGTGAACCTTGTGATGGAAGGAGCTGAGGGTGATGAGATGCGGCACCCCCCAGTTCCCCCGGATGATCCCCTCCTCGATCGGGAGATGATGAAGCGTCTCCTCGTGATGGTCTCTTCCTCCGTGCTGGTAGTGTTCGGATTCTACCTGTGGCGTCTCTCCACGGGGGTTCCCTTTGTGCTGGTGCAGAGCGAGACCTTCACGCTGATGGCCGTGACACAGTGGTTCAATGTGCTTAACTGCAGAAACCGGATCCGATCCGCCGTGGATTCCAGGGTATTCAGTAACGTCTGGCTCACGGGCGGACTCCTCTGCGGCATTCTCCTCCAGTTGCTGGTCATCTACAGCGAAGCGCTGAACCGCTACTTCCACACCACCCCGATCCCCCTGCGGGATCTCCTGCTAATCATCGCGCTTGGCAGTCTCGTCCTCGTGCCCGAGGAGATCCGGAAATTCCTCAAACGAAGGAAACTCCGAAAGGGGCGCGAAGGAGAAGCTTGA
- the pgl gene encoding 6-phosphogluconolactonase, which produces MALKIEVLADDDAVAKAAAGVIADAARQAVAARGVFTLAVSGGKTPWAMLRDLASEEVPWSQVHVFQIDERIAPEGDPDRNLTHLHESLLDQGENGAPIPKENIHAMPVNAADPVEGAKEYEKVLQEICGNPPILDMAHLGLGPDGHTASLTPNDPVLEVTDRDVALTDPVNLYQNRRRMTLTYPMINRSRKIMWLATGAAKIPMIVKLRAADPSIPGGRISQDNALLLTDTAAASGL; this is translated from the coding sequence ATGGCTCTTAAGATCGAAGTCCTAGCTGATGATGATGCGGTGGCGAAGGCCGCCGCAGGAGTAATTGCAGATGCCGCCCGCCAGGCAGTAGCTGCTCGTGGAGTCTTCACCCTTGCCGTCAGTGGCGGCAAGACTCCCTGGGCCATGCTGCGGGATCTTGCCTCTGAAGAGGTGCCTTGGTCCCAAGTCCATGTCTTCCAGATCGATGAGCGCATCGCTCCCGAGGGAGACCCCGACCGAAACCTGACCCACCTGCATGAGTCACTCCTTGATCAAGGTGAAAATGGTGCCCCCATCCCGAAAGAGAATATCCACGCAATGCCGGTGAATGCAGCTGATCCTGTCGAGGGAGCCAAGGAGTACGAGAAGGTCCTTCAGGAAATCTGCGGGAATCCCCCGATTCTCGATATGGCTCATCTTGGCCTTGGACCCGACGGCCACACGGCCTCGTTGACTCCGAATGATCCAGTTCTGGAGGTCACTGACCGCGATGTGGCGCTGACCGATCCGGTGAATCTCTACCAGAACCGCCGCCGGATGACTCTGACCTACCCGATGATCAACCGCTCCAGAAAGATCATGTGGCTCGCCACGGGGGCTGCGAAGATTCCGATGATCGTGAAGCTACGGGCAGCAGACCCCTCCATCCCTGGAGGAAGGATCAGTCAGGACAACGCGCTACTACTCACCGACACCGCCGCCGCTTCAGGGTTGTAG
- a CDS encoding PIN domain-containing protein, with amino-acid sequence MILPDANLLLHALNVDSVDHAASRKWWRALLETGKEVGLCSVVVFAFIRISTHRMAFPHPLSVEAAFDHVENWLSFPSVSWIDSSKEDIVVSRDLLQAAGTGGNLVTDAQIAAIALRLGATIHTADTDFGRFPKIRWKNPLI; translated from the coding sequence GTGATTCTCCCCGATGCCAATCTTCTGCTCCACGCGCTTAATGTGGACAGCGTTGATCATGCCGCATCACGGAAGTGGTGGAGAGCACTTCTGGAGACGGGAAAGGAAGTCGGCCTCTGCTCGGTGGTGGTCTTTGCCTTTATAAGAATCAGCACTCACCGGATGGCTTTTCCCCATCCCCTGTCCGTGGAAGCTGCCTTCGACCATGTGGAGAATTGGCTCTCCTTTCCCTCAGTCTCTTGGATTGATTCCAGCAAGGAGGACATTGTTGTGTCACGTGATCTCCTCCAGGCGGCAGGAACCGGCGGCAATCTCGTCACCGATGCCCAGATTGCAGCGATCGCGCTCCGACTGGGGGCGACCATCCACACAGCCGATACCGACTTCGGCCGTTTTCCAAAGATCCGCTGGAAAAATCCTCTAATCTGA